The Dokdonella sp. nucleotide sequence TGACTGCGCCGTGCCGTACCGATCGGAGCAGGCGGTGAACACCCTGCTCGCCGACGTCGGCGGCACCAACGTGCGCTTCGCGCTCGCCGACACGGCGGCGCGGGATCCATTGCTGACGGCGACGATCCGCCGCTATCGCGTCGCCGATTTCGCCGATTTCAGTGCCGCCGCGCGCCGGTACCTCACCGACCAGAATGCACGTCCGAGACATGCGGTGTTCGCCTTTGCCGGGCCGGTCGGTGGCGATCTCGTGCACATCACCAACCATCCGTGGAGCATCGACCTGTCGCGCCTGCGCGCCGAACTCGAACTCGCGGACGGTCTGCGAGCGATCAACGACTTTGCCGCGATGAGCCACGCCGTATGCCTGCTCCGCGACGATGACACCGCGCGCATCGGCGTGCCGGCGCCGGCCGCCGTCGGTGCCGCCGCGCAGCAGACCTTCGCCGTCGTCGGTCCGGGTACCGGACTCGGCGTCGGTGCGTTGGTCGCGCGCGAGGGCCATGTCGACGCGCTGTCGAGCGAAGGCGGTCACCTCAGCTTTGCGCCGCGCAACGAGCACGAGATCGACCTGTTGCGCCGCCTCGCTGCGCGCTTCGGCCGTGTCTCGAACGAGCGCCTGCTGTGCGGCGCCGGCCTCGTCAACCTGTATTCGGTGCTGGCCGAGATCGATGGTGTGCGCCCCGATGTCATGCAACCGGAGGACATCACGGCGCGCGCCGACGCCGGCAGCGACCCGCGCAGCGTGCGCACGGTCGAACTGTTCTGTGAACTGCTCGGTGCGGTCGCCGGCGACGTCGTGCTCGCTTTCGCCGCCTGGGATGGCGTGTACCTGACCGGCGGCCTGACACCGCGGTTACGGCCCTGGCTCGAACGTGGCGCGTTCCGCGCACGTTTTGAGGACAAGGGTCGTTTTGCCGCGCGCCTGGCCGAGGTGCCGACCGTCGCCGTGTTGCATGCCGACGCTGGCCTGCTCGGCTGCGCCGCGCGTGCCGTGCTCGATGCCGGCGGCCGTCCGCAGCGCGCGCCGGTGCACGGAGCCGGCGCATGAACGCGCAGGACGATCCGCGCATCCTCTTCGAGGAATACGCCGGGGAGGTGGCCTGGGTGGCGCACAGCGTCGCCGTGATCGCCGCCGCGCTCGTGGAGCGTCTGGAACGCGAAGCTCGCGCCCGGTTGCTGCTGTCGGGCGGGTCGACACCGTTGCCGGTGTACAAGGCGCTCGGTGCTGCTCCCCTCGACTGGTCGCGCATCGACATCGGTCTGGTCGACGAGCGCGATGTCGGTGCCGATGACGATGGCAGCAATGCGCGCCTCGTGCGCACGACGCTGGTCGCTGCCTTGGCCGAACGCGGTCTCGACACGAACTTCCATCCGCTGCGCGAACGCGCAGCCGTCGCCGCCACCGCGATCGACCGCGCGAACGCCGATCCGCGCGTCGATCCGGCTGGTGCGGTCCT carries:
- the glk gene encoding glucokinase codes for the protein MNTLLADVGGTNVRFALADTAARDPLLTATIRRYRVADFADFSAAARRYLTDQNARPRHAVFAFAGPVGGDLVHITNHPWSIDLSRLRAELELADGLRAINDFAAMSHAVCLLRDDDTARIGVPAPAAVGAAAQQTFAVVGPGTGLGVGALVAREGHVDALSSEGGHLSFAPRNEHEIDLLRRLAARFGRVSNERLLCGAGLVNLYSVLAEIDGVRPDVMQPEDITARADAGSDPRSVRTVELFCELLGAVAGDVVLAFAAWDGVYLTGGLTPRLRPWLERGAFRARFEDKGRFAARLAEVPTVAVLHADAGLLGCAARAVLDAGGRPQRAPVHGAGA
- the pgl gene encoding 6-phosphogluconolactonase is translated as MNAQDDPRILFEEYAGEVAWVAHSVAVIAAALVERLEREARARLLLSGGSTPLPVYKALGAAPLDWSRIDIGLVDERDVGADDDGSNARLVRTTLVAALAERGLDTNFHPLRERAAVAATAIDRANADPRVDPAGAVLVLGMGDDGHTASLFPGSRDLAAAFATRQPYALLDASGCGAAGRWPQRLTLTRAGLVAAAARILLLRGTAKRTVLERALDAGSHEALPICCAIDAPNAPLRVIACRE